The sequence AACAAGACGGCCCAGAGAAGCACGAGTGCTTTCACGCCCGAGACAAGACCGCCGCCGATGCCGCTCACGATGCTGATCACCGGAAGTTTGGTGACACGCTCGAGCAGCCAGCCGAGTCCGCGCACCACGACGAACGCCAAAAGGAACACGGCCCAGAACGCCGCGACGCGCGCGACGGCCGGCGCCACAGTCCATTGCGCCGAGATCCAGTCGGTTGCGGCGCCTGCGAATGCCGTGGCTGCAAGCCACGCTAGAACCACAGCTGCGAGACCGATGACTTCGCGCACGAGCCCGTTCCTGTAGCCGCCCCAGAACGCCGCGAGCAGCGTGAGCGCGACGAGGATGTCAACCCAGTTCATATCTGGCCGTTTAGTTTTCCCCGGAGAAGAAGCGACTCAGGTCGATCTTGTTCGGTTCGGACGTCTTGATCTTCGCGAAATCCGCATGCGTTGGGTTTACAACAACATTCCACTCGATCGTCGGATCTTCCGTGGGCAAGACGACGGACGGCACCGCTATTGCAAGCGAACGCCCTCGTGCGAGCCGGTCATCGCCGAAAGTGCGGGTGGATTCGGGCGCCGGCACTGCTCGCCAATCCGGCGGGAGTTCGTGGACGCCTACGCGCGCAACGGCATGGTCGGGTAGATCGATGCCGACGATGCCGAGATCGTCGGGCATATCCTCGAGATCGACGGTGGTGAGATATTCGAGACACGCCAGCGACGGCATAGACGAACAGTACGCGACCGGCACACCGAAAGAATTCCAGCGCCCCGGCCTTTCCTTCGCGCCGTTGCCGTCAAGCGCGCGGGTTTTGTACTTCACTCGGCAGATGCGCCAGCACCGCACCTAGCCGATGGTTCCGTACATGATCCGGCCGAGTGCGTCTTCGACCTGACGTTCGCCGGCCGAAGTGCGGCTCGCATCGAGCGGCGTCCGCCCTCCGAGGGACCGGTTGGGCTTGCGCAGCCACCGCTTCGCCTTATCGGCGTTGTCGAATGCCGCGAGCGCCGATGCAACAACGCGCGCCAGCCGGAAGACGCGGTCGCTCTCGTCGACCGGCAAGGTGGCTCGCTTCTGCCGCGCGATGAGCGTGCGCTCCGGTATGAGGACGGCGTCGCCTAATTCCTTGTTCGTCAACTCGAGACGAAGCCCAAGCGCGCGCAGCGACCGGCCTGGCAGCCCGTGCTCGATCAACTTCTGCATGTCGGATTCGCTGCCGATACGTTGACGGATCACGTTCTTGCCGCCGAGCACGTCGATCACTTGCGCCATGAGCACCTTCACGACCACACTGCCTTTCTGCTGTCATCATACCGCAGATTTGCGGTCGGGACAAGGGGCATCGCGGGGCACCAGCGGCCGATGAAGGGCCGCGAGAACGTAGCAGTCCCTAAGGAAGGTTCTACGTGCGGAGCGAGGCGGCGAAGCGATCGCGCAGGCCTGCGAGGATTTTTTCCATCGCGGTGTCGGCTTCGGCGTCAGTGATCGTGGCGTCTTTGCGGCGCAACGCGATCTTCAACGCGATGCTCTTCTTGCCGGCCTCGACTTGCGGCCCGCGGTATTCATCGAACGCTCGAACGCTCTCGCACAGATCTCCGCCGGCGGCGCGGCACGCTTCGGTCAAGTCCTGCGCGCTCACGTTCTCGGCGACGACCACCGCGATGTCGCGCGTCGTCCCCGGATACCTCGGCAACGGCTCAAACGTGCGCACCGGCTTGCGCTGCGGCAGATTTTCGAGATAGAGCATGAACGCGTACGTGTCGGCGGGGAGATCGTAGGCTCGCGCAAGCAACGGATGCACGCGGCCGAACTTCGCCACGGTGCGTTCTCCGATGACGAGATCGGCTGAGGCTCCAGGGTGGAAATACGAGCGCGGCGCGGGCACGGTCTTGAACGGCTCGCGCGTCAGCGTCTCTATCGCGCGCACGACATCGCCTTTGACCTCGAGCAGCCGACGATCCAAGGAGCCCGCGGAATCGGCCGGCGGATACATGGCAAGCCCGCAGAGCGACGGCCACTCGAGCACGCCGTTCTCATCGAACGCGCCGGAACCGGCCGCAGGTTTCGGTTCGTCGGATGAATCGAGCGGCCGGAAGACGTGGCCGATCTCGAACAGACGCACCGCGCCGTCGGCGCGCTCCCACGCGCGCGTCGCGACGGTCAGCAATCCCGGAAGTAGACTGGGGCGCAAGAAACGCTGATCGTCGGAGAGCGGGTTGGTGACTTCCACCAGCTTCGACCAGAACGGCAGACCCGATCGCTCCCATGCCGACTTCATCTTGGAACCGCCGAGCGCGATCGTGACGCATTCCGCATAACCCGACGCCGCGAACGAACGCGCGAGGATCGAATCCTGGACGAACAAGTCCTCGTCGACCGATTGCGGCGACGCGGCCACTCGCCGTTCCGGGATCTTATCGAAGCCGATCGCTCGCGCGACCTCTTCTATGATGTCTATTTCTTCGTTGAGGTCGGTACGCCAATATGGGATCGAGACCACGAACGGATCGGAGCCTTCGGCCGCCAAGCCGATCGGTTCGATCGCCGCGCGCATGTCTTTGGCGAGCAGCGACGATCCGAGCACGTGGTTCACTCTATCCGGCCGTACTGTGATCGATCGCGCCGGGCCTGGATTTTCGCCTGCCGACACCACCGCCGATGCCTTTGCGCCGGCCGCGAGCAAAAGCTGCGCTGCGCGCCTTCGCCCCAATTCCACGAGTTCGAGCGGCAGATTTTTCTCGTGGCGCGATGCGCCTTCGGTCCGCAGTCCGAGCGCAAGCGCAGCGCGTCGAATGGGTGCGCCGACGAAGTTGGGCGATTCGAGGAAGACTTCAGTCGTCGACTCGTCAACGGCCGCGCGCTGGCCGCCGAAGATGCCGGCGATGCCAACCGGGCCATCGGCGTCGGCAATCACCGGCGTTCCCGCGGCAAGCGTGCGCTCGACACCGTCAAGCGTGACGATTTTTTCGCCGGCGGCGGCGCCGCGCGCGACGATACTGCCGCCGCGGATCTTCGACGCATCGTAGAAATGCAGCGGCTGGCCCGTCTCCAGCTGCACGAAATTGGAGATATCAACGAGCAGTCCGAGGCTGCGCACGCGCGATGCCTGCAGGCGCAGCGACATCCAGAACGGCGTGCGGCCGTTGCCCGCTCCCGAAAAACGCTGACCTTCCAAACGGCGACAGATCGCGGCGTCGGCGATCTTGACGGCGATCCCCGGATCATCTGAACCAGCGTAGACGTCAAAGTCGGGCGCCGCAAACGGAGCGCCGAGACCCGCCGCCGCTTCGCGCGCCAAGCCGATGATCGAAAGGCAGTCGGGGCGGTTGCTCGGCACGTCCACGTCGAGCACCGCGTCGCCGAAGCGCACCGCCTGCCAAAAGTCGGTGCCCACGACCGCGTCCGAATCGAGGATGACGATCCCGTCGTCGTACTCGCCGGGGAGCGCGAGCTCCGATGCGGAGCACATCATGCCGTTGGATGCCACGCCGCGCAACGTCGACGCGTTGATCGGCAGCGTCTTGCGCGTGCCATCCGTCGACGGCTCGCGCGAGAAGACCACCGCGCCGATCTTCGCGATCGGCACGAAGTCGCCGACGGCGACGTTCGTCGCGCCGGTCACGATCTGCAGTTTTTCAGCGCCGATGTCGACTTCGGAGACCTGCAAGCGGTCGGCATTTGGATGGCGCGAGAGCGAGAGGATCTTGCCGACGACGACATGCTCGGGCATCGGTTGCTCGGCGATGCCGTCCACCGTGAAGCCACGCGCGGTCAAGACGTTGGCTATGTCGGCCGACGACGCGGAGGTCTTCAGGTAGCGGCGCAGCCACGAGACGGAGACGTGCATCAGGCGAACTGCTCCAAGAACCGCGGATCGTTCTCGAACAGCGTCCGGATGTCGTGGATGTCATGGCGCAGCATGGCGATGCGGTCGGTGCCAAGGCCGAAGGCCCAGCCGGAATACTCTTCGGGATCGTAGCCGCTTGCGCGCAGCACGTTGGGATGCACCATGCCGCTGCCGCCCATCTCGAGCCAGCCCGTGCCTTTGCACGTCTGGCAGCCGCGCCCGCCGCAGACGCCGCACGAGACGTCCACTTCCGCCGACGGCTCGGTGAACTGGAAATAGGAAGGGCGGAACCGCGTTCGCCGGTCGGGGCCGAACAGATGGCGGCAGAGGTCGGCCGCGAAGCCTTTGAGATGGCCGAAATTCACCCCGCGATCGACGTGCAAGCCTTCGATCTGATGGAACATGAACGAGTGACTTGCGTCGAGCGCATCGCGGCGATACACGCGGCCGGGGGCCAAGACGGCGATGGGCGGCGGATTAGCCTTGAGCGCGCGGACCTGCATGGACGAGGTATGCGGGCGCAACAGCGAACCGTTGGGCAAGTAGAAGGTGTCCATGTTGTCGCGCGCCGGATGTTCGGCCGGGATGTTGACGGCCTCAAACGCGTAGTATTCGCTCTCGACTTCCGGACCCAACACGACAGCGAAGCCGCGGCTGCGGAAGAAATCCACGACGTCGTCCAGCGTCTGGCGCAAGAGGTGCAGGCTGCCGGAGCGCGGCGTGGTGCCCGGAAACGTGGTGTCGTAGGTGCGGGAGAGGTCGCCCTGGATCTCCGCCTTTTCAATGGTAGCAAGTGCGGCATCCAAGGCCGACTCGATCGCGCGCTTCGTCTCGTTGGCGCGGCGACCGTACTCCGCTTTTTCGGCCGGTGGAAGTTTGGCCAAGCCGGACATGGCGCGCGAGAGCGCGCCGCCCTTGCGGCCGAGCGTTTCGGTGCGCAACTTTTCGAGATCGGCGCGCGTCGTGATCGTCGCCGCCCGCGCGAGAACCGATGCCTCGAGCTCGGCGAGTTGGTCGCTCACATCGTCCCCCGCAATAAAATCGGCCGCATTAGAAGTGCGGCCAACCGTGATGGATTCTCATAGTCCGGCACCTGCCGGACTGCTAGCGATGGAGGCCGGCCGGGGCCGACCGTGCGTCTACGAGTGCGACGCCTGCGGCGCCATGTGCTTATACAGCAGATAGGCCTGGACAGATCCCGTGGTCTTGAAAAACGTCCAGAAAAATGTTTGAGAAAGCATCGTCTTTGCCGACCCCCTCATAGCCATCGTGGCCGCTTGGGCTAAAGTATAGCATAGGGTCGCGGGACGAACAAGGCTTGACAAGGCTTGACTTTTCCGGGTTATTCGTTCTCACTCCTAAGGTTTTAAGGTCCCGATGTGGCGGCTCAATTCGTACAGCGCGAGACTGCCCGCCACGCCCGCGTTGAGCGAATCGGACTGCGCGCTTTGCGGAATTCCGATGCGTACGTCGAGGTCTCCCGAAGACACGCCGGTCAAGCCGTGCCGCTCGTGTCCGACCACGAGCGCGACGCGCGCCGGCGCTGTGACCGCGCGCACATCGGCTGCGCCCGCTTCGGCTCCGAACAACTGCATGCCGGCGGCGCGTGCGGCGGACGCCATCTGCGCCCAGTTGTCGTACGTGCAGATCGGCACGCGAAAAAACGCGCCGGCGCTTGCGCGCAAGAGTTTGTCGTTATACGGCTCGACCGCATCCGGCCCGAAGCAGACGGCGCACGCGCCGAACGCATCGGCGCTGCGCACGAGCGTGCCCGCGTTTCCCGGATCGCCGATGTCGTGCACGACCAATGCGAGCGAGCGCGGCGTGTCGCGAACGAGAGCGGCGAGTGTTTCGATCGGCTTGTCCACGAACTCGGCGACGGCGACGATGCCCTGCGGATTGCGCGTGGTCGATAGAACGGAAAGCGTGCGCTCGTCTACTGCTATCTCGTCGGCGCCGACTTCCTTCGCGCGCGCCGCGAGCTCCGCGATCGGCGTTGCGGCGTCGCGCGGATTGAAGAAGATCGTGCGCAGGCGGGCGCGCGCGTCGAGCGCCGCGGCGACGAGGTTCGGCCCCTCAACGAGAAAGCACCGCTCTTCTCGGCGGTGCTTCTTGTGATGCAGTGCCTTCGCCGCGCGCACGAGCGGGTGGTGAAAACCCGCGGTGCCGCTAGCCACCGGTCACGCTCCTGCGGCCACCTTCGGCGCGTGCTTCTTCGCAAGCGCGAGGAGCTTGGAGAATGCGCTCGCGTCGTTGATGGCGAGATCGGCGAGCACTTTGCGGTTGATGTTCAGCCCTTCTTTCTTCAGGCCGCTCATGAGCCGGCTATAGGTGAGGCCTTCCTGGCGCGCCGCCGCGTTGATGCGCGTGATCCACAGCGCGCGGAAGTCGCGTTTGCGCACGCGACGATCGCGAAAAGCGTAGATCTGCGAATGCAGGAGCGCTTCGTTGGCGGCCTTGTAGTTGCGGCCGCGCGCGCCGCGAAAGCCTTTGACCGCTTTGAGTACTTTGCGTCGCTTTTTCAGCGACATCATTCCGCGTTTGACGCGTGCCATGTCTGACGATCTCCTCTTGGAACGTTATGCGAAGGTTACGCGTACGGCAGCTTGCGCTTCAGGCGCGGAGTGTCCGTCTTGTCGGCGACGCGCTGCTTGCGGAACTTGCGGATACGTTTCGGCGATTTCTTCGTCAGAATATGACTGCAGCCCGAGAACTGGGCCTCGCGCATGAACTTGCCGGTGCCGGTGACTTTGACTCGCTTGGCGGCACCCTTGTGCGTTTTGAGTTTGGGCATGACGTCTGTTTCCTACTCTTCTGTCGGTTCGCTCGGCTCGCCGCTATCGTTGCTCGCGCTGCTGTCGCTGCTGTCGCTGCTGTTATGCGCGGCAGGCGCACCGGGCTGATGTTGTTTGGCCGCGTGCGCGGCCTGCGCCGCCGCGACGATCTCCGGTCGCGGCGAGATGATCATGAACATGTTGCGTCCTTCGAGCCGCGCCTCGCGTTCCACGACGGCGACTTTGCTCGAATCCGCCGCGACGCGATCCAGCAGTCGTCGGCCGTGTTGTGCGTATGTGACTTCGCGTCCGCGGAACATGATCGTCACTTTTACTTTGTCGCCGCCCATGAGGAGCCGCTCGGCGGTGCGGAACTTCGTCTGGTAGTCGTGCTCCTCGATCTTCGGACGAAGCTTGACTTCCTTGAGCTCCATGCTGTGCGACTTCTTGCGCGTCTCTTTGTCTTTTTTCGCCTGTTCGTACTTGAGCCGGCCGTAATCGGAAAGACGGCAGACCGGCGGCACGGCGTTGGGCGAGACTTCGATCAGGTCGACTCCCCGTTCGCGTGCCAACGCCAGCGCATCGCGCGTGATCATGATGCCGAGTTGAGCGCCGTCGTCCGCGATGACGCGGACCTGGGGAATCCGTATTTGTTCGTTTACGCGGAGCGGCCGGCTAATCGAACGCTACCCCGTGCGGTTGCGATGAAGATCTTTGAATGTGCGAGTGCTCCTTATTGGTTCGGCTCTGTCGCGGCCGGCAATCGAAAAAGCCCACCGCGCGGCAGGCTACCCGAAGAAAGACGATGGAGATGCGAACTGCCTTCGTCTTTCGGACCGGTCTGGCAGCCTTGCGGCGCCGGCCGGTGCGAAGGGGTACTGCTCGCGTAGTATACCGAATTTCAGTGCCTCGGGTCAAGGCGTCCCGCATCGGAACGTTTCGTAGTAGGGCAAGCATCGCTTGCCCCAAAGGCCACCTTATCAAGGGTTTGTAGCAGAGCAAGCGGCGCTTGCCCAAGCCGCCGCAGCTAGGGGGAAAGGCCCATTTCTCGCCTGCGCAGCGGTATGGCGCTCGCGCGCGCGAAATGCCGACCAATTGGTTCGACTCAGGTTGGTCTGAATCGGCCGCAGATTCCTATAGGAGTCCTCAATGTTTTTTCGATCATCGTCCTGCGCAATCTTCATAGTCGCCATTTCAGTACTGAGCACCGGATGCGGCGGCGGATCGCACGTCATGCCGCTCGCAGGCGGACAGAAAGCTCCGTACACTTCTGCGGCGCGGCCTTTCACCAGCAACACGTGGAGCATGGGTGCACCGGACCCGCTTAAGCGTCTTGGTGCGGCCGCGGCCGTTGTCGGCACGAAGGTCTACGTTCTCGGAGGAATGAGCGCGACAGGCACGGTCGGCAAGAACGATGTCTACGACACCGCATCCAACACGTG comes from Candidatus Eremiobacteraceae bacterium and encodes:
- the pheS gene encoding phenylalanine--tRNA ligase subunit alpha, whose product is MSDQLAELEASVLARAATITTRADLEKLRTETLGRKGGALSRAMSGLAKLPPAEKAEYGRRANETKRAIESALDAALATIEKAEIQGDLSRTYDTTFPGTTPRSGSLHLLRQTLDDVVDFFRSRGFAVVLGPEVESEYYAFEAVNIPAEHPARDNMDTFYLPNGSLLRPHTSSMQVRALKANPPPIAVLAPGRVYRRDALDASHSFMFHQIEGLHVDRGVNFGHLKGFAADLCRHLFGPDRRTRFRPSYFQFTEPSAEVDVSCGVCGGRGCQTCKGTGWLEMGGSGMVHPNVLRASGYDPEEYSGWAFGLGTDRIAMLRHDIHDIRTLFENDPRFLEQFA
- the rpmI gene encoding 50S ribosomal protein L35, which produces MPKLKTHKGAAKRVKVTGTGKFMREAQFSGCSHILTKKSPKRIRKFRKQRVADKTDTPRLKRKLPYA
- the pheT gene encoding phenylalanine--tRNA ligase subunit beta, coding for MHVSVSWLRRYLKTSASSADIANVLTARGFTVDGIAEQPMPEHVVVGKILSLSRHPNADRLQVSEVDIGAEKLQIVTGATNVAVGDFVPIAKIGAVVFSREPSTDGTRKTLPINASTLRGVASNGMMCSASELALPGEYDDGIVILDSDAVVGTDFWQAVRFGDAVLDVDVPSNRPDCLSIIGLAREAAAGLGAPFAAPDFDVYAGSDDPGIAVKIADAAICRRLEGQRFSGAGNGRTPFWMSLRLQASRVRSLGLLVDISNFVQLETGQPLHFYDASKIRGGSIVARGAAAGEKIVTLDGVERTLAAGTPVIADADGPVGIAGIFGGQRAAVDESTTEVFLESPNFVGAPIRRAALALGLRTEGASRHEKNLPLELVELGRRRAAQLLLAAGAKASAVVSAGENPGPARSITVRPDRVNHVLGSSLLAKDMRAAIEPIGLAAEGSDPFVVSIPYWRTDLNEEIDIIEEVARAIGFDKIPERRVAASPQSVDEDLFVQDSILARSFAASGYAECVTIALGGSKMKSAWERSGLPFWSKLVEVTNPLSDDQRFLRPSLLPGLLTVATRAWERADGAVRLFEIGHVFRPLDSSDEPKPAAGSGAFDENGVLEWPSLCGLAMYPPADSAGSLDRRLLEVKGDVVRAIETLTREPFKTVPAPRSYFHPGASADLVIGERTVAKFGRVHPLLARAYDLPADTYAFMLYLENLPQRKPVRTFEPLPRYPGTTRDIAVVVAENVSAQDLTEACRAAGGDLCESVRAFDEYRGPQVEAGKKSIALKIALRRKDATITDAEADTAMEKILAGLRDRFAASLRT
- the infC gene encoding translation initiation factor IF-3; the protein is MSRPLRVNEQIRIPQVRVIADDGAQLGIMITRDALALARERGVDLIEVSPNAVPPVCRLSDYGRLKYEQAKKDKETRKKSHSMELKEVKLRPKIEEHDYQTKFRTAERLLMGGDKVKVTIMFRGREVTYAQHGRRLLDRVAADSSKVAVVEREARLEGRNMFMIISPRPEIVAAAQAAHAAKQHQPGAPAAHNSSDSSDSSASNDSGEPSEPTEE
- a CDS encoding CvpA family protein, yielding MNWVDILVALTLLAAFWGGYRNGLVREVIGLAAVVLAWLAATAFAGAATDWISAQWTVAPAVARVAAFWAVFLLAFVVVRGLGWLLERVTKLPVISIVSGIGGGLVSGVKALVLLWAVLFVALFFPMDKQVREALRQSPSATLIESFDGPVVAAIDAALPKVTRPVWHVVMKKHKL
- a CDS encoding RES family NAD+ phosphorylase translates to MRCWRICRVKYKTRALDGNGAKERPGRWNSFGVPVAYCSSMPSLACLEYLTTVDLEDMPDDLGIVGIDLPDHAVARVGVHELPPDWRAVPAPESTRTFGDDRLARGRSLAIAVPSVVLPTEDPTIEWNVVVNPTHADFAKIKTSEPNKIDLSRFFSGEN
- the rplT gene encoding 50S ribosomal protein L20, which encodes MARVKRGMMSLKKRRKVLKAVKGFRGARGRNYKAANEALLHSQIYAFRDRRVRKRDFRALWITRINAAARQEGLTYSRLMSGLKKEGLNINRKVLADLAINDASAFSKLLALAKKHAPKVAAGA
- a CDS encoding RNA methyltransferase, which translates into the protein MASGTAGFHHPLVRAAKALHHKKHRREERCFLVEGPNLVAAALDARARLRTIFFNPRDAATPIAELAARAKEVGADEIAVDERTLSVLSTTRNPQGIVAVAEFVDKPIETLAALVRDTPRSLALVVHDIGDPGNAGTLVRSADAFGACAVCFGPDAVEPYNDKLLRASAGAFFRVPICTYDNWAQMASAARAAGMQLFGAEAGAADVRAVTAPARVALVVGHERHGLTGVSSGDLDVRIGIPQSAQSDSLNAGVAGSLALYELSRHIGTLKP
- a CDS encoding antitoxin Xre/MbcA/ParS toxin-binding domain-containing protein, whose product is MKVLMAQVIDVLGGKNVIRQRIGSESDMQKLIEHGLPGRSLRALGLRLELTNKELGDAVLIPERTLIARQKRATLPVDESDRVFRLARVVASALAAFDNADKAKRWLRKPNRSLGGRTPLDASRTSAGERQVEDALGRIMYGTIG